From the genome of Peromyscus maniculatus bairdii isolate BWxNUB_F1_BW_parent chromosome 19, HU_Pman_BW_mat_3.1, whole genome shotgun sequence:
AGCCGTGAGAACAGCTGTTCCTGAAGGTCTCTGTGGGTTTGGAACCAGCTCCTCCATGCTCTCCGGGTGATGAACTGAAACAGAGCCACAAGAAAGCTCTCCTCCTTCCCGTGGGGTCAGGTGCTTCTGTGACAGTGGCGCAACCATACCCAACACCCAGCCCAAGTGGACCGAGACACATCCCTTCCGCCGGCCTCCCCACGCCCCCTTGACGTTTGCCGCTTTACTACAGTGTGATCCGTGGGAAGcttgtttgttctctctgctctggCTTCCTGATGGCCTGCGCACTCCTTAGCCTGTGTGACTGGACCCTTCCTTCATACTGCGTGGACCTTTCAATCTCCTTGCTTCTGTCTTCTACTTCTCTGCCCCTTAACACCCCTACTTAGCGTACTCCGGGCTCTGGACTTAGCACCTCACTCCACACTGTGGAGAGTGATCCTGTCCACTGAGGACCGGATGAGTCCGCTTTTGATAGATGATACATGCAGTGCCGGGCACCAAAACAGGGAGGTAGATCATGATAACAGTGGTAGCCAGGATGATGAGGACAGGACCATACTTCCTATCTTCCAAACCATAACTACAACTGCAAACTCCTTCTCAAGGAACTGAAGAAGACTGCCAACTGCATCCTGAAGGAAGGGCCCAGAGCTCTGTGGTAAAGCCGTTACCTAGCATGAACACAGCCCTGAATTGACAGCAGaactgaaaaagcaaaacacagtTGAGTTGAATCCTTTTATCTAGGTTCTGAGTTCAggtaagtgttcttttttttaatatatatatttttattaagagatttttttctattcattttacataccaagcacagattccgctgtcctccctcctcctgccccccagcttcccccacaacccacctcctccaaggcaaggtctcccatggggagtcagcagagcctggtacattcagttgaggcaggtccaagcccctccttcctgtaccaaagctgtacaaagtgtcccaccataggcactaggttccaaaaagccagctcatgtactaggaacaggtcccgatcccactgcctgggagccccaGGTAggtattcttaaaagaaaaacttcacaCATGCTCAGTGCGGCACTTTATTGGAAATTGGATACATACATCAATGAAGTAAGATCAAAGTAAGCATCATTTGACACAATACTATCCTAATATCTATGCTATCTTCTTACATAACAATAGATCCCAAGATGCCCCTGACTTGGGTATCAAAGGGCAAGCTTTAATAGTCTAGAAATAtctctatataaatataaacCATAGCATCTAAAATAACCATCGTTGTTTTGAGTCAGGTTCAAGAGTCCTGGGAAATCTCTTAAAATAATAAGTACTTTAGATGGCTGACAGAAGGGCTTGTAACTCAGTGACAGAACACGGCCCCAAGTTCTCCagtgccacaaaaaaaaaatgactaaacaAAAACACGAAGCTAACGACAACAAAGTTCAGGCAGAGGGAAATTCtctcctggggggggggacacacaaaGGGGCTGGAATGCTGGTCAGAAAACTCAGCCACCCTGCATTTCCAACACTGCTTGAGCATCAAAGCCAACAGAGACGTGAGACTCGGTGCGGAAAGCGAGTCACTGCACCGGCTCCTTGGGCACTGTGAAATTACAGCAAAGTTCTCCTTCGGGTTACACGGGGCAGAGATTGGCAGAGACGCTTTTGAAACTTgtgctcatctctctctctctgccatacCAGCTCCTTCTCCCCaacagagaaaaatggaagaagtTTCACAAATCAAGAGTTTGATTTGCTGAGGATGGGGTAGACTTGCACGGTTTGGTGCGAGGGGCCCTGGCCAAAGCTGCTCTTTCCCAGTCTCCCTCACCTCCTTTACCGTCAGCAGCTTCAAGGATCTTTGGGTCTGCAAAGCTTCTCACTGCACGGCACACATCTGTGTGGCTTCACTGCTCACCAACAGCATTCACTTCCATTAAGTCACATGATTCTCAACCCTGGGAAGCGGGAGGCAGGGACCATGACCCCTGGTTGAAAGCTAAGGAGCTTGGTACCCACAGCGTTAGGTCCCTTGGTCAAATCCACACTGTCAGCCAGCTGCAGAATCAAAACTAAAATGCAAGTCCAACTCCTGCGTCTTCCCCGCTGTCTCTCTGAGAACAGGCTGGGGGAGAGACCTGTGTCCTTATCACACGCCATCCCACTTTCAATGGTCTCAGGCAGCCCCATTGAGAACCGGATGAGTCCGCATTCGATAGATGATGACTGCAGTGGCCGGGCAGAGAAACAAGGAGGTCATGACGACGATGGTAGCCAGGATGATGAGGACAATGGCCCAGATATCCAGGATGTGCTTGGGAAGGAGGACATCCACAGGTGATTGGCTGATAGCATCCATGTCGGCCCTGGAATGGACAGGAAAGGAAAGTCAGTTTCGAGCACCCTCTCCCTGCCACCCTCCTAGGAAGGAGATCTCCAGAAGTCAGAGTTGCTGTGATCTTTAGTGGTGTGATGGCATCATTTGCCGCAGCATCCTATTACCAAGAACATGCAAAACACTTTTTAATATtgctttttattatgtgtgtgtgcacacaagtgcacatgtcTGCATTCATACGTGTTTCTGCAGAGACCAAAAGAAGACGTCAGGTCCCCTGCAGTCGGAGTTATAAGGGGTTCTGAGCCGCCTGACCTGTGGGctgtgtcctctgcaaaagcagcaagtgctcgtaaccacagagccacctctcctgccccttATGCGAGGCACTTTATGACTACTAATTCAGTCTATCCTCATGTCAGTTACCAATCCAATGATAAGGATTATCATTGGATTATCATTGGATCAGTTACCAATCCAATGATAACTATTCGTGTTAGGTTTCTTAGCCTTTTATCTTCAGTTATTCCCATGATTCCTGTATTCCATTGATTGACAATGGAAATCAAAGCCATGTAGATGTCATGAATTTGGCCTAGGAAATAAACCCAGATAGATGAACTTTTCATGCTTATTGTTTAAACTACCAGTCTGTTTCCCTCATCCATAAAGTGATAGTTCACTGTTTTTGCTGTGTCCCATTGCTTTTTTAGGGGGGAGGGAGAATaggtgtgtacatatgcacatgaacatgtatgtTCTGTGTGTGTAAGCTATAGGACAAGGACAACCTTGAATGTTATCTATAGGTGTTATCTATCTTgctttggggtgtttttttttttttaatagcagccatattttttttaaattaggcaggaagtagaaaagaaagcCCCTATACAGGGCCATATTCAAGGCATCTTTGGTTTCATGGGGTTAAGGAAGACAAAGTGTTTGGAAAAATCCAAGTGACCCCTGAATTTTATACTGTGGCCCCTCACAGCCCTCATCTCGGCAGAACCTAGTATTATGCACTGGAACCCTGGGGCAGGAAAAACAACACTTTCTTTACTCTTCTTAAAACTGTTGACAGCCACGTGGTAACAGAGAAACACAAGCAAGAACGGTGGCACACAAGGCACTGTGGGAAAGCTGGCAGAGCGCATTTGTCACCATCCTAACCGGCTCCACTCAGCTCCAGCTACCAGTGCACAATGTGGTTTCCGAGtcggggtctctcactgggacctaggGCTTGTAGATTCAGCTTGGCAGActgccagcaagctccagggatctgcctgcctctggctccctggCTCTGGGATTGTAAGTGTGCACTACTACATCCAGCTTTTTACACAGACACTGGGAATTGGACTTAGGTCCTGTTGTTTGTGGCAGGCACTCTAACAAATGAAgcaactttcttttttctacagAAAGCCTGCCTACTTATTCCTTGTGGGTTCCTTGGGACATCCACCAAGCACAAGGATGGAGATCTGACTTAGGCATAGCATGGAGAATCTCAATAAACACATTTTGGGAATATGCAAGGGACTCAGACTGGTCCACCAAAGTCTTCTCCAGTACTTTTATGCCCAAGCTCTTGGGAAAGGGTCGGGGTGGCTAAATTGAAAGGCTGTATATCTGGGAAGGGTGGGGCTCTTATGTTCACAGGTAGAGTGCCTGTCTTTGAGTTAAACACAGGTAGAGCCTTGACAGTGAGCACCTGAACCAAGTTACGTTTGATGCCATTGGAAACCCTAGACATGCCAAACATATGAGCCAGCCAATAATTTCCAGGTTCTGTTTAAACCAATGTCCATTTGGTATCTTCTCTTGGCagctttaaattaaaagaaagttcAACATGCCTGTAATACAAGTGAGAAGATAAGGCAAaaagatcaggagtttgaggccaacctgggctacaatgtAGCAAgaccttgccaaaaaaaaaaaataataataactaaattcAGATAGGTAAGACATTCTGTTTCACAATGTCTCAGTGTCTTGGTAGTTGTTCTCAAAGCACCTCAGGCCAAAGAAGTATCTTGCAATTTTGTGTACTAAGTAGTTAGGTTGAAAAAATCTAATAAGTATAATAAGTATTTCTGTCATAACAAGTTAGTATGCATATACCTGTTGAGTActgttgcgggggggggggggggggggcgggggcgcgtGAGTAGCCTCAGATGCTAGAGGCATGGATTTCCCCAGATGTTAgctttgggaatcaaactctggtcctctggaagatcaataAATGCtattaactgcagagccatctccccagcccctttgaAACTTTTTAAACTTTGGGATATGACTAGACAATGCCATCTTCTTCTCCTAGTCTACGTTAATTTTTGTCTAGATCTAACATATCAATAGCAACCATCAGAAACAGCTGCATGGAACACCACCTCCAAAAACCACATAGAAAGTTCAATGTTAAACTTGATCTAGCAGTTAAGTAGTCTGGGAGATTTTTCAACATCACTATTTCTGTCAAAAATGTtactgaaaaggaaaaggggctgacaaatgagacctcatgaaacgtCAAAGTTCAGGACAACAGTAGAAACTGAgtaaagagacagcctacagaatgggaggaaATCCTCACCAGCAAACAaactgacagaggattaataacTAGAATACACAAGGAATTCAGGAGAAAAAGTaaccaaaagaaaacatataacCAGTCAGAAATGGCCTGTAGAACCGAGCAGAGTTCTTAAaggagaaacacaaatggccaataaatattgttttaagtGGTAAATACCCATTggcatcagggaaatacaaattacatCTACTTGGAGATTCCATCTCATCCCAGTTAGAATggctatcattaaaaaaaaatgagaacaaattcTGAGAAGATGAGGATGTGTGCGAAAGAAAGTCCttatccactgttggtgggaggtGTGGCCGCCATGGAAATTGGTCTGGAggcttcaaataaataaataaatagatagatagataaataaatatgaggcaagcaaatctctgtaagttagagaccagcctgatctacataatgaatCTCAGGCCAGCCATGGATacccagtgagagcctgtctccaaaataacagtcatatgacccagctataccactcctgggcatatatacAAAGGACTGGATATTTGACCACAGAGACTCTTGCACATCACCCATGTTTGTTGCTGTGCTTCTCATAATAACATGGAAATGCAGCcagcctaaatgtccatcaactgatgaacgGATAATAATTAcatagtatatatacacaatggaattgcATTCagtgataaagaaaaacaaagctatGATATTTGCAGGGATATgtatgaaacaagaaaaatatacattCTCTTAATATAAAGATCCTCACTTCCAActtttatatatttgcatttatgtAGAAGTCAGAAAACTAGCAAGTAACCTgtggaaagggggaaaaagaggtTTTAAGGGGTAAGGGTAACAGAACACGTGTGATATGGAAGTGGAAGAAggaatattggggtgaaatgttTAGGCAGGGAGGAAGCAAGGGAGATGAGGCAGAGTAGCAGACTGGGAAGACTATAATTAAAGAGTAAATTAAAGATGCATGAAAGGGTCAAAAGGAAAGCTGACACAGggtagaataattttaaaatctgttttttaagTATTAGAGTAGAGGTACCCTTCATGGGAGGATAAAGCTGTTCTCAGAAGCCAATGACTTATTAAATGAAATCTCAGTGCCAGACAGTGGGTTACCTTCCTACAAGCTGTTAGTCACAAAGGCCCTTGAAGCCCCCAAAAAACGCAAACAGAGTGCCCCTGCTGTTGGTTCCCCACCAGACCTAGATATTAGGACCCCACCACTAAAGACGCACACGATCCGGCCATGGGACAGACAGAAATCAAGGCAGACCTGGGATGAAGCCTCCTCCCTTCCGCCTAGCCCTCGCAGTGCTGGAAGGCTCTAAGCTGGGGAGTTGTCATCAACGGTCTTCCTGAGCGGTAGATTCTGAGTGCAAGCAACATTACCGACCAGCcaagcaagatgtgcccactggtgcaGTGGCGGCAAATCCAGTGCAGGAATAAGAGGCCAGCTTCTGGTTGGACTTTAAGGCCCATCCACACGAGAGAGAATTCACATCTGAAATTATGAACTCAGTCAAAAGCCCATGAGGATGGGGAGCTCCTGGGCTAGTGGGGAAGCTACTGCTCTGGGGCTAAATTATCATGACGTGTCcatcaaactgccttctgaaTAATTATGTTTGTACCCATAAATTACTGCTgttctcagagaagcttctttttatagTAGACACGCTAACGGCAGAGCCTCATAACTGGTCCAAGTGCAGAACATGACTACTGAATGTCAGCCGTAAATAAAACATGTATGTCATGCCCTCCAAAGGTTCAGGAAACacagcagaagaggaggcagaaagaacggaagagccagaggaagccGAAGACTGTGgtggaatgctgtcttctgggtaGAACGTGGATGGCCACTGCACTCTTGATATCAAAGCAGCTGTCACCACCTGCACAAGGCCTGGACAACACTGGGCCCATCAATATCCTGCCATGGATGGGTGAGGGGTTCACGAAGTCTCCCCTTCCCGGAGGATCTATAGGCAGTCGATGGTTGTGgggaagacattttcttcagtggtgtgatCATCAGTAAGATGCCCATGCtcctgaaaataattttcacCCACGTTCCCATAAACAACCACAATGAGACTCACTGGGTCTCTAAAACATAGAGGGAtttggtgaggtggctcagcaggtaaaggaacttgctcTCCCCCCTGaccatctgagttcaatccttgggtctcacacagtggaaggagagaaatgaatcacccaagttgtcctctgacctccacacatgcaccacggTGCCCTCAagtgtgtggcacacacacacacacacacacacacacacacacacataaacatctttttttttatttttcttaaagacatgaaagtagaagtagGGGTCAGTTAGAAAAAGGATCAGAGGAAGCAAGAGGGAAATGAGAGAGTAagaagaatgtgatcaaaatagattatacatatatatgagaataTCATAATTAACCCTactatgtataattatatatgttaataaaaacaaaatgaagtctgGCATgtgcaaagaaaaatatattaagaacCTACAGCTcccctgtgtagatgtaaccaaccgtcttattaaataagaaacacagaaccaatgtaaaagaaaaagccaagaggtcagagctcagagctaaaaccttacccttcctcctgtggtggtcctagctctccaaaagagacctacttcctgtgtgtatgtctttacatagtctttctgttctgccttctcattggttgtaaacccaaacacatgactgcctcgtcactgcctgtaagtacagccctccaggtcttaaaggcgtatgtctccaatgctggctgtatccctgaaaacacagagatctatgggattaaaggcgtgcgccaccactgccatgctcttgctatggctctaatagctctgacccccgggcaactttatttattaacatacaattaaaatcacatttcagtacaaatagaataccaccatacccCTGTTTTCCCTTCAGTGAGTTGACTATGGCTCCCCAGGTCACCTCACTGCACAGCTCGAGACCAATAATGCAGTGCACTCTCTGTCCAGACGACATGAGGCTGGCACAACCTCCTACAGCCCATCTAATCTAAGACCTCTAATTCTATGACTCCAGGTCCCAGGAAAATTCCCAATTCCACTCTCATTTCCTTTTTCCCTAACCACCAGCTTGTCTTTCCTGATGCCTCTGATTCAGTGCACCTGTTACCACTCTCTGGTAGTACCTGTCACACCCAGGACCAGTAGATTACCCAACATATACATACTGTACAATGGATACAATTAAAACGTCCACTAATAATAAGATTAAATGAGGAATATCCATATGCTATAGTTTAGATATAGACTGGATGTGTCCTTCATGGATCCCTGTGTTAATCTAATCTCCATTTCAAGATATTCAGAAGGTAGAAAGTTAATTCAATGATAGTGTTTTGAAGCAGAGCCCTTGAAAGCTGGGCATGTTAGCACAAGCCTGTAACTCAGTATTTCAGAGACAGACACAAGTGGGACtcaagttcgaagccagcctaagctacacagagatgtTATCTGAGAGGgggggtgagagagagggagaaagggagaaataaggaaaggaggaaataatTTGACATTGATGaactccaaaatattttttttaagattttttttaattttatgtgtatgagtgtttttggtTGCTGGGTACCACCTGTGTGcagtcccatggaggccagaagacgagtgggatcccttggaactggagttagaggcagttgtgaactaccatgtgggtgctggggaaatcaaacccaggacctctgcaagagcaacaagtgctcttaactgctccaTCAGTCcagctccacccaccccacctgctgccaatattttcttaaaacaaggtctcatgtgactaggctggccttgaatctactatgtagccaaagatgacctccACCTCGGGAGTGCTGGGCTCACACGTGTGCATTATGCTCAATTCACACAGCGCTGGAGAGCAAACACTTGACCTCTGCGCTATACATCCTCAGCCCCCACCAAAGTAATTTAAGTGGAAAAAGAAGGATAAATAAGGTACAAGATAGTGTGTATAGGGTGATCCCTTCAGTTTAGATTTTGTAAATTGAGTAGATAGGAAAGTAAGGACACAACCACGGAAAGTATTTGTGAGAGTAATCCATCCAATGAAAGGGCTAATAGCGGTCACCTTCTGGTAGAGTTCACCAAAAATACAAGAtacttttgcttttcattttttgtgcTATTAGGTCACTTGAATTTTCTAAACATGAGCATGTATTGTAATCTCTTTATCTTGACTGAATAGAGGGGAAAATAGAATTGGAGAGGAAGttcttcctggttttctctgCTGAAAGGATAAAtacatgtataatttttaaataaaattaagactTGAGACTAGATCAAGAGTCACCAAATGGTATAGACTATGGGAAGTAAGAATCACCTTAGgatacaacagcaacaacaaaaacactgctTTCTGGGCCTCAACCTTGACTTACTGAAAGATTAAAGGATGATGGGAGACAGTTTGTCCTGTCACCCAGGCGATCCGAATACACAGCCAGGTTTGGGAGGCCCTGGGGTCTCAGGCCTTTTCCAGCGCTAAGATTTGAGAATCCGGCCTGTGTGCCCCGCAGCCAGGCTGCTCAGACTTGATGATCAAGGAGCCCTGGCAGGAGGCCCAGCACCCGCCAGACTGTCAGGCCGGGGCCTGCAGAGAAGGGAGAGGCACAGGCTGCTTGACTCAGTCACAGAGATGGAGTCACTTTCTCCAAAGTCCAAGACACAGAAGCTTGAGTCACAGGAGACACAAACTGCTCAGGACGCATGGGGGTGGAAGAAATCACTCTGTGGTCTCCTGATTGCATCAACAGTCTGCCTTGGGCCAGAGGAACCCCACAACAGTCTTCCAGGAAGCCCATTAACATCAAACAGTCTCTGAAACTTCAAATGCCGGGAACACAACTTCCCTGACGGATTTTTCATAAGCAAAACCTGTCATTTACAGTAAAGCAGGCTTCAGGGCTCGTCCACAAAAAGAAATCATGGACGATGAAAGTGTGAGCCAGTCCTGTTTCAGAGGGTGTGAAGGGGAGGTCTTCAGCACTCCTAGCCCTTCTGAAGTAAGCATTAAATCCCGCTCCACAGAAGAGAATCCATGCCTGGTATTGCCCTCAGTCAAACACATATTCTAATCATACCCCTGCTCCTACAAAACTAAGCAAGCAAGACATGTAAATAAACGCTTTTTATAGCCCACACCCAAGACTATACCAGCATTGCTCTGGTGCAAATGAAGTCATGGGTTATGAGTTCTGAGTACATTCgagtacatgtgcacacatacttgCGTATGTGGGGGGCAGTGTGCATGAGCCACCAAGTGTGCATGGAGAAGCAAGAGGTCCATGTCATACATCTTCTTTGTCAATCTCCAACTTATTTTTGAAACGaggtctctcactaaactggAGCTCACAGTTTAATTTTGACTAGACTGTCTGGCCACCAGGCACccagatcctcctggctccacctcctggctctgggattacaggcatgcaatgCCACACCCACCTTTTTTACCTGGGTCCTAGGGATATAAACTCAAGTCCTCCCCAttttgtggcaagtgctttaaccgATGAACCTTCTCCCCAGCACAAATGAAACTATCTTTAAAACTCAAAGCATGGGCGGGGGACAGAGATCCATTGAGGTGCTTACTCTGCATGAGCAAAGGATCCAGCATAAACTGGGCACAGAGGAGAATGCCTGTAGTCTCAGCTtgtaggaggtagagacaggagggtcagaagctCCTGGTCATCTTACATGACAAGTGAGTTAgaagcctgggttacatgaaacactgtctcaaaacaaaaacaaataaaacaaaaagaaaaccaaagggaGGAAACCGATCAGAGGAAATGCTTCAgtagaagacagagagaaggatgggcagcttgagttcctgtccactCTGAAGGGTTGAATAAACATCCTTGAGACCCTAACTAAGCACATAAACACAATATAAATTATAAGTAATACCAACCAGGTGGTactggcacatgactttaatcccagcacttgggaggcagaggcaggaggatctctgtagaatataattttaaggtgtgttagttttgtttaaattgcatttgtttctgtgaagctgtgttactgtgcctgtctaaaacacctgatggtctaataaagagctgaatggccaatagcgaggcaggagaaaggatgggcagggctggcaaaCAGAAaggataaacagaaggagaaatctgggaggagaaaaaaggaTGGAGTATCCAGAGAAGGAGCCAGccacaccaggggccagccacccagctacacagcaagccacagagtaggaaagaaaagggatacataaataaaggtaaaagcccaga
Proteins encoded in this window:
- the Smim3 gene encoding small integral membrane protein 3, which codes for MDAISQSPVDVLLPKHILDIWAIVLIILATIVVMTSLFLCPATAVIIYRMRTHPVLNGAA